The stretch of DNA CATCGGAGTAGCGATGAGGAGTCCCTTTGTCACCTGTAATCTTCTTAGCTTCGCTTAGCTCTAGTATCGGGCATATGCAGAGGGGCTCATCTCCAGCCCCAAGTGACTTGTAGACGTTCTTTTTGTTGTTGTCACTTGAGAACGTCACGAGACTAACGGAGGAGGCTTCAGCAGGGACGTGTTTAATAACGTTTCTGCAGTGCTGAGCCAGTGAGCTTTCAAAGTTCGCTTCTGGTTGGTTAGCGCTCTTTCCTAAGAAAACATTGTCGATAAACGCAACTTTTTTATTATTGGCTTGCGGTAACGTGACGAGCTCTATCGTACAAAATCCCTCAGGATCTCCAGCCGAATTTTCAAATAGGTGCAAGCCTTCTCCGGATGAAGAGGACGCTTCTGGTAACTCACGAAGTCCTTTGAGATGTTCGTCGATGTTTAATAGGTTTTTCGGTAAGCCTATTTTTCTACATTGATTTGTCAGGTAATCTTTATAGCCTTCTAGGAGTGGTTCAAGTCTCGTTTGTAGTTGCGTTGAATTGTTAGGACCTGGATTGTTAGATTGATACATCATCGGAAACTCCGTCCTCAATCAGTCGTCTCATTCTCACCTGCAGGATAGCATTAGCTTATTGATATGTGGGAATTATTTGGTAAAGAGGTGTCGAGTTCTATTCGAATCTACATGTTTTGGCTTCATCCGATCATCATTCCGCAAAAGAAAGATGGTGCTAGTTAATTATTAGCGGATTCTGATGAGTGGCGGGCAGATACCAGAGAACTCGGAGGACGATAGTAAGTATTCAAGAAAAAAAAGTAGAAATATTTCGCCCAGTAATCACGTACCACCATCTTTGTAATCTTTATTGCCTGACTCCTTCCTCAGTGACTTAACGAGCGTTTATTGCACGTGCCTTATCTTGGCGTCATCAGCGAACTCGCTAACCGATTGATTCTATGTACGGAGGGGAGAGCAGTAGATACACCTCTCCCGTGTTTACGGATTTAAGCAGGAATACGGGAGGTAAACTTTTAGAAGTGCCGCTTGGAGAATGCTCTGCCAGAGCCGGATTTGAGGTAGCGTTCGAATTGATGGGCTGAATTCACTCACCGAAATGCCGTTGTTGAAATCGACGACCAGCACCGGATTTTAAATACTCCTCGAACGCCTCAGCCTTTTCCTTACTCAAGAAAGCTATATAGTTTACCAACCGCCAAGGACGATATTTGGCTGTATGTTTTGAATCTCCACGATTGTGTTGTGCAAGACGCCTCTTTAGGTCACAGCTACAACCAACATAGAATCGTCCTGGATTACTTTGGCTTGCAAGGATGTAAACGTAGAACATATCGATATGTTCATCGATAATTTTCAGGAAGAGTTTCGAATTTATTGTACAAATGAAGATTTATTGTACAAATGAAGAGCCCGCCTCATCCCTACGGGATTCCGGCGAGATCATCTCGCCTCCTTCAGGAGGCGGATGGGGTGGCTGACGGGGCTCGAACCCGCGACAACTGGAATCACAATCCAGGGCTCTACCAACTGAGCTACAGCCACCACTTCGAATTGAAGTAGGCGAGATTATTAGCCTCTTCGAACGAGAGATCAAGAGATCTACTGAGAATGGGGGTTTTTTCAAGGGACAATGAACAAAAAAGAGTTCCAATAGGGACTATTGGCCACGTAACTTCAACACTGAATACGGCTGACTCTGTGCCAGCACCTCTATCGAAGTGACTCCCTCACAGCCCTCTAAGAGCTCAGTTTTTAAATGGTGCCAGAGTAAAAAGGCCACACCCCCCGGACGAAGCCCTCTCAGTACACCTCGCACAAAATGAAGCTGCATTGAATAGTCCGTATCCCCTCCGGAATGATACGGAACATTCGATACTATCCAGTCAAAAGATCTCTCCTTCCACTGGCTCACATCTCCCCACACAGTGTGGCCCCGCGCCTGCAGGTGCACCGCCTTCAGGGTGCTCTCAACTGATTCGATTGCCCACCGGTCACTATCAACAAAAGTTATACTCTCAATCGTTGGGTGCTCTTTTAGTAGTGACACTCCCAACGCTCCCCAGCCACATCCAAAGTCTGCGCCTATCCCTGTCACACATGCTCCCACCTCTTGCAGGACACCCTCAAGGAGTAACGTGCCTTCATCAACTTCTTGCCAACTAAAAAGAGCAGGATGAGTCGTAAAGGGTATTCCACGATGCGTAACAACAAGCGGTGAGGGAAGGGGATCTAGATGAGTGCTGAATGCCTTTGCTTGATCAGCAGAAAGTAAGATGAGCTTACACCGATGCTTTGACTCTATCTCCGTTGCGACATGTTGCGCACACCGCTTTGCCAGTGCATCCCCACCACTCTTAGAGCCTAAACAGATAAGCACCTGCCCACTCGGAGAGACTCGTTGAGCAGCCTCTGAGATGAGAAGCTCAGTATAGCTCCGCGACCGCTCGCCATTAATGATAATAGTCTCGGGAGTGAATGCTCCGTCGTCTTCTTGAAAGCCTCGCTTCGTGAGGATAGAAGCTTTTTGATAATCAGACTGAATGAATCGGACTCGACTCACTCCTAGGGAATCTAGAAGAGGGTGCTCCTCGGCGCCATATATGAGGACCTCTGTGTCCTGTGAGCAGATATTAGTGCGGTCTATAAACCACTGAACTGCGTCTAGTTGTACAAGCTTCGATGACATGCCACGACTATACGTGATATAGCCTTTCGGGTGAATCCAGTTTGTCATTTTGAGCTTGAAGTACTGCCTGGGCTTGAGCCCCTTGCACTGAACGAGTGCTCCACGTCTGCCCCCAGTTGCGATGCAGGAACGGGGAAAGCTCTCATTCCCATATAACGTGCACCACCTCCCAAAGTTGCTCTCTCTAAAGATCGTAGCTTCAGCTCATATCGCAGTTTCGGTTCCAGGTAAACGCCCATCAGCCCTCAGGGGTCATCAGGCACTCACCGTTATTCAAGAAGCAGTGGAGAACATTCGCACAAACACCCCCTTTGAATCAGACACGTGTCGATTTGGAATGAAAGGGAGTACTTCCTCGGAAGCAGTACATCTTCGAGAAGAGATCGCTCGGAGGTGCAGTCTTATAGAAAATGAAGATTCCGGAGAACAACTCTTTAGAATTAGACGCTCGATCTCCCTCGATGGTTGGGACATCGTCATTCGTGTCTCACCGAAGCCACTCTCTACACGGACGTGGCGAGTGGCAGATTATAGAGGTGCACTTCATGCGAATATTGCCGCAGCGATGGTGACTCTTCTCGCAAGAGAACAATCAAGAGGAGGAATCGAAAGAAGCCCCATAGTTCTCGATCCATTTTGTGGTAGTGGAACGTTGCTGTGTGAGCTAATGGAGGACTCATCGTATGTTTCATTAATAGGTGGGGATATTTCTCAGGATGCACTTCACGCATGTCGATTAAATATAGAAACACAGAAGGGCGCTGCGTTTTTCTATGGCACCACTATCTACGAAGGAAGTGCTGCACAGATACCACTCAAGAAAGACTCGATTGATGCAATCCTAACGAATCCTCCCTGGGGTGAAGCGCATGGAAAGAGGGAAGATCTTGAAAATCTGTATACATCATTCTTGAGCGAAGCTCATCGAGTGCTAAAGAAGGGCAGCGTATTGATTTGCTGCACTCAGGCGACAGATATCATATTTCAAATCATTGAGAAGCAAGCTTTTGATTGGAAGATTTCTGATCAACTCCAAGTCTTTAACGGATCGTTTTGTCCGACGCTTCTGGTGATCAGAAGTGGCCCGTCCCGCTAGAATCGGCGCCTCGGTATTTCACATGTACCGACCAGAAGGTGGGAGCTGAATCTGGCGCATCTTTGTATCGATATTCAAATCGGCGGCACTCCAGATCCGTAAAGTTCTTCCCGATGTATTTCATGATCTGTTGGGCTTTGATGCCTGATGTAATATCCCTGATTTCCACATAGTCGCCACGACGGTCTTCGTGGATGATAAATTGTGGTTTGAAACTGGCAAAAGTCGAGAGCTGAGAAAGTCTTTTCTGAAGAAACTCTTTGAGTTGCGACACATCAGTTGGAGGCGCCACTTGACTTCTGTTGAAGGGAGTTTTTGCCCAGGCACTTGAGTGAATAGATTGAATGTCTTTTTCACTCGGAACAGCAGCTACTGCAAGGACTCGATACTCAAATACACCTTTCCCACTTGGAGAATGCTGTATTCCTGTTTGTTGACTTACAATACAGTATACGCCATCTGTTTCCCCCGAAGGGTTTTTAAAGGTGAGTTGGGTAAGATTATTACCTTGAAGGTTTGAATACGGACTCCGCACTTGCTTCACAATTTCAGAGTAAAGATTCTTAAAGCTTGATTCCGTGAGAGTGAACTTCGAGAAAGAAGTACGGGCACCTCCCTCATGAAGATTCTGAATTTCAAGTTCATGCGTAGCTTCATGCAGATAAATAGCACGGACAAACTTTTCAGAAATCCCATAGGCTAGGTTTTGGAACGCTGCAATTCCGTCTGACCATCGAGAAGGTGGTTTAAGAGCCTGAATATCATCAATGGTTTCAGGAGTGCTACTGCTCTCGCTCGGCGACTGGTTATCGAACATGACTACTTCAGATGCTATTCATCTCGGGGTTACATACATTCCTCTGTATAGTAAAACCGTTTTGAACGCCTTATTCAAAGATTTTGCATCTCAGGCAAGCAAAATTACGTCGCGTTATTGGAAAAGAAAAAATCTTTCAATACGTTACCCCATTTTCAAGGAGTATCCATGTTTTTCTAAGTGGGCGATTGCCTTGTTCTCTAGGGACTTAATGTCGTCCCCAGAGAGCGTTTCGCTCTTACTTCCAAATCGGAACCGAACCGTCACATACCGCTCCTCCGAAGACGGGGAGTACTCTGTCACGATGGCACGATCAAGCACGCGCTTATCCTTAAATCTGCGCATGACGGATGCCAGTGCTTCTAACTCACTTCTCGGAGCCACGCTTACCGTACAGTCAAATACGGCAGATGGGTATCGACTCAGCGGCTCATACGGGTACGAGACCTTATTCACGCGTTCAGCAATTGGATCGAGTGCAATGACTCCGAGAGCGATTCGTCCACGAATCTTTAACGACTTGAGCAAGAGCGGATGGACCTCTGTGGCCTCTCCAAGTGTTTTGCCGTAACCATTGAAGGAGCGGGTTGCAAACGGATGCCGACCCTCCCAGTCCAGCGGAATTAGGGGATGGGGAAACTTTTCTGTTGTTTCAACGCACTGAACTGCTACTCCCAGGTGCTCAAAAAGAGGCTCCATGACATCAACAAGTGCACGGAAAGGATTCACTTTGGTGTTCTCAGAATAAATTCCGAGACAGAGCTCCCTCTGCTCCTCAGCGTATCCGCCGTCCTTTGTGGCGCTGTGATACGACCGTCCGATCTCAAAAAGACGAAAGCTTTCGAAATGTTTTGCATTCTCTCGCATTGCAAGGAGGATTAAGGGGATCAGCGAGGGTCGCATTCGATCCTGTTCTACTGAAAGGGGGTTTTTGAGGAGAAGCGGGTCAGCCGATTTCCAGCCTGTTTGCTCCAGTCCCTTTTCTCCGATGAGGGGGTACGTTTGAACTTCAAGGAACCTCCCGTGTAGAGGAAGGAAGTCAGCAATCTTTTTTTCTATCTGATGAACTGGAAGACGACGTACGGGTGTTACTGGTAGTTTCGGAGACACCGGCGTTATGCTTCCGTACCCTCGAATCCTTCCTACTTCTTCTGCAACGTCCGCCATGTATGTGAACTCTCTTGTTGCTCTAAAGGAGGGAATACTCACCGTCATTTTTTCATCATCCGATGAAACGCAAAATTCGAGGCCTTGAAGTGTCTGTATGATCTCTTCTTGAGTGTAGTGAGTGCCAAGTAGCCCATTAATTTGCGTCACAGAGCAGGGAACAGTCGGAGCCTTGAGCTCATCTAGATTTTCTCCATCATACTCAAGCCGGCCGACGACATGAGCTCCCGGGCACAGTTCTTGAACAAGCTCGAGCGTTCGAAGAATTGTCGTTCTCATCAGATGTGGATCGAGACCTTTTTCGAATCGATTCGAGGAGTCAGTCCGAACGCCAATACGTGTTGAGCTTTTTCGGATAGGAGTTCTTTCCCAAGTGGCTGCCTCGATGAATATTTCAGTCGTGTTTTCAGTAACACCACTTTCTTCCCCACCCATGATACCAGCTACCACGAGCGCTTTTTCTGTATCAGCAACAACGGTATCTTCTGGAGTCAGCAACGCCTCTGTCTCATCTAACAGCAGGAGTTTTTCGCCTTCTTCTGCTTGCCGAATCTGAATCTTGCCGCCAGAGATCTTCGTGCGATCAAAGATGTGGACGGGGCCACCTACTTCAAGCATTACATAGTTGCCGATATCAACGAGGTTATTGATTGGACGTAGTCCTACGGCAAGCAGTCGCTCTTGCATCCACTGAGGGCTGGGCTCAACCTTCACATTATCTACCGAGAGCCCGAAGTATCCAGTGCAACAGGTGCCATCTTTCACAGCTACACCGATGGGCGAAGGGCTATCATTCTGCATTTGCCCATCCATTTTGGCTTGCCACTCGCTCCCAAACCGATCTGCTTTGAAGCCCTTATTGAGAAGCGCCCCGCACTCACGGGCAATTCCCATATGCCCCCACAGATCTGGTCGGTGAGTAATTGCCTTGTTGTCGATATCAACGACTAGGTCGGACTCAACATTGAAGTGCTCAGTCATCGTTCTCCCAATCGGAGCATCCTCTGGGAGTGCAAGAATACCAGAATGATCATCGCCAACCTCTAGCTCAGCCGCTGAGCACAACATTCCCTCTGAAATAACGCCTCGAATTTTCTTTGGTTCAAGGGTCAGTCCGTTCGGGAAAGACGTTCCGAGTGGTGCATACGGAACCTTCATTCCGACTGTTATATTAGGTGCGCCACATACAACTCGCTGGACCGCGTTCTCATCATTGATGCGGACCGTTGCAAGCTGCAATTTATCAGCCTCAGGATGTGGCTCAATCGCTTCGATAAGCGCCACTGAGATTTGGGCAAGGTGACCCCCTCGCTCGCTCACAGCATCGACTTCAGCGGTATGGAGTGTAAGGGTGTCTCCAAGGTGTGCGCGCTCTGATTCCGTGAATGGTTCAGAGAGGAAATCTTGGAGCCAGTTTGCAGAAACTAACATGTGGCACCTCCGGCTTTGTAGGTGGCGAACTGTTTGACGAATCGGAGGTCTCCAGAGCGTAAGTGACGGATATCTTCTACTCCGTATCGCATCAGCAGGAGACGGTCGAGTCCGAGGCCGAAAGCAAACCCACTGTATTCATCTGGGTCTACCCCCATATGTGTTAAAACGCGTGGGTGAATCATTCCAGAGCCGAGCATCTCAACCCATTTTCCTCCATCTCGACGCATATCGATTTCAAGGCCGGGTTCCACGAACGGGAAGTAACTTGGACGAGTTCTGATTTCAACTTCTGAGCGGAAAATCTCTTCGAAGAGCGTTTTGGCAAAGTAGAGCAGGTGAGCAACCGAAATTCCTTTATCAATGAGAAGCCCTTCGAGTTGAAAGAAGGAGAAGTCGTGCCACTGGTCAGTTCGCTCGCACCTGAATACTTGCCCAGGTCCGATGAATTTCACGGGGGGCGTGCGATCTTTCATTCCCCGGATTTGAAGTCCGCTGGTGTGAGTGCGCAGTAAGTGTTTTCCATCCTCAAACCAAAACGTGTCTTGCAGATCTCTGGCTGGATGCGAGTCAGGGATGTTCAGTGCG from bacterium encodes:
- a CDS encoding GIY-YIG nuclease family protein translates to MFYVYILASQSNPGRFYVGCSCDLKRRLAQHNRGDSKHTAKYRPWRLVNYIAFLSKEKAEAFEEYLKSGAGRRFQQRHFGE
- a CDS encoding methyltransferase domain-containing protein, which encodes MQERGKLSFPYNVHHLPKLLSLKIVASAHIAVSVPGKRPSALRGHQALTVIQEAVENIRTNTPFESDTCRFGMKGSTSSEAVHLREEIARRCSLIENEDSGEQLFRIRRSISLDGWDIVIRVSPKPLSTRTWRVADYRGALHANIAAAMVTLLAREQSRGGIERSPIVLDPFCGSGTLLCELMEDSSYVSLIGGDISQDALHACRLNIETQKGAAFFYGTTIYEGSAAQIPLKKDSIDAILTNPPWGEAHGKREDLENLYTSFLSEAHRVLKKGSVLICCTQATDIIFQIIEKQAFDWKISDQLQVFNGSFCPTLLVIRSGPSR
- the pheT gene encoding phenylalanine--tRNA ligase subunit beta produces the protein MLVSANWLQDFLSEPFTESERAHLGDTLTLHTAEVDAVSERGGHLAQISVALIEAIEPHPEADKLQLATVRINDENAVQRVVCGAPNITVGMKVPYAPLGTSFPNGLTLEPKKIRGVISEGMLCSAAELEVGDDHSGILALPEDAPIGRTMTEHFNVESDLVVDIDNKAITHRPDLWGHMGIARECGALLNKGFKADRFGSEWQAKMDGQMQNDSPSPIGVAVKDGTCCTGYFGLSVDNVKVEPSPQWMQERLLAVGLRPINNLVDIGNYVMLEVGGPVHIFDRTKISGGKIQIRQAEEGEKLLLLDETEALLTPEDTVVADTEKALVVAGIMGGEESGVTENTTEIFIEAATWERTPIRKSSTRIGVRTDSSNRFEKGLDPHLMRTTILRTLELVQELCPGAHVVGRLEYDGENLDELKAPTVPCSVTQINGLLGTHYTQEEIIQTLQGLEFCVSSDDEKMTVSIPSFRATREFTYMADVAEEVGRIRGYGSITPVSPKLPVTPVRRLPVHQIEKKIADFLPLHGRFLEVQTYPLIGEKGLEQTGWKSADPLLLKNPLSVEQDRMRPSLIPLILLAMRENAKHFESFRLFEIGRSYHSATKDGGYAEEQRELCLGIYSENTKVNPFRALVDVMEPLFEHLGVAVQCVETTEKFPHPLIPLDWEGRHPFATRSFNGYGKTLGEATEVHPLLLKSLKIRGRIALGVIALDPIAERVNKVSYPYEPLSRYPSAVFDCTVSVAPRSELEALASVMRRFKDKRVLDRAIVTEYSPSSEERYVTVRFRFGSKSETLSGDDIKSLENKAIAHLEKHGYSLKMG
- a CDS encoding phenylalanine--tRNA ligase subunit alpha; amino-acid sequence: MQEQIQTISKEFQSALTKIKDVKEMTALKQEFLGKKGSVSSLMSQLKDLEPETRKAIGGQLHALRQEIESELNSFRQQLERNQVNEKLQASWEDPSSRGSLFDQGVSEAGLHPMSQILNEVLEIFTSMGFEVLDGPHIEDDFHNFTALNIPDSHPARDLQDTFWFEDGKHLLRTHTSGLQIRGMKDRTPPVKFIGPGQVFRCERTDQWHDFSFFQLEGLLIDKGISVAHLLYFAKTLFEEIFRSEVEIRTRPSYFPFVEPGLEIDMRRDGGKWVEMLGSGMIHPRVLTHMGVDPDEYSGFAFGLGLDRLLLMRYGVEDIRHLRSGDLRFVKQFATYKAGGATC
- a CDS encoding methyltransferase domain-containing protein, with translation MTNWIHPKGYITYSRGMSSKLVQLDAVQWFIDRTNICSQDTEVLIYGAEEHPLLDSLGVSRVRFIQSDYQKASILTKRGFQEDDGAFTPETIIINGERSRSYTELLISEAAQRVSPSGQVLICLGSKSGGDALAKRCAQHVATEIESKHRCKLILLSADQAKAFSTHLDPLPSPLVVTHRGIPFTTHPALFSWQEVDEGTLLLEGVLQEVGACVTGIGADFGCGWGALGVSLLKEHPTIESITFVDSDRWAIESVESTLKAVHLQARGHTVWGDVSQWKERSFDWIVSNVPYHSGGDTDYSMQLHFVRGVLRGLRPGGVAFLLWHHLKTELLEGCEGVTSIEVLAQSQPYSVLKLRGQ